The following coding sequences are from one Novosphingobium sp. Gsoil 351 window:
- a CDS encoding enoyl-CoA hydratase-related protein: MTPFLEVERQGRIAILRMDRADSLNAIGTLEDCDNIAATLQQLGDDRTVHAAILTGKGRAFCSGGNIKGIKDRVGIGPLDQPDSTRWNYRRGVQRTTRALLDCEIPLIAAINGHAIGLGLDLACLCDVRIAAKSAKMAASFIKVGIVPGDGGAWTLQQIVGYSKAAELFLTGETFTAEEALRIGLVSQVAEDDALLDAALTLAGKIAANPVRALRLTKRLLREGQKGDSDQVLELSAAYQAIVHETKDHVEAVTAILEKRSPTFTGD; encoded by the coding sequence ATGACCCCGTTTCTCGAAGTCGAACGCCAGGGCCGGATCGCGATCCTGCGGATGGACCGCGCCGACAGCCTCAACGCGATCGGCACGCTCGAGGATTGCGACAATATTGCTGCCACACTCCAGCAACTGGGAGACGACCGCACCGTCCACGCCGCGATCCTCACCGGCAAGGGCCGCGCGTTCTGTTCGGGCGGAAACATCAAGGGAATCAAGGACCGCGTCGGCATCGGCCCGCTCGACCAGCCCGATTCCACCCGCTGGAACTACCGCCGCGGGGTCCAGCGCACCACCCGCGCGCTGCTCGATTGCGAGATCCCACTGATCGCCGCGATCAACGGCCACGCGATCGGTCTGGGACTCGACCTCGCCTGCCTGTGCGACGTGCGGATCGCCGCGAAAAGCGCCAAGATGGCGGCGAGCTTCATCAAGGTTGGGATCGTTCCGGGCGACGGCGGGGCGTGGACGCTCCAGCAGATCGTAGGCTATTCCAAGGCCGCCGAGCTGTTCCTCACCGGCGAGACTTTCACCGCCGAAGAGGCGTTGCGGATCGGCCTGGTCAGCCAGGTCGCCGAGGACGACGCACTGCTCGACGCCGCCCTGACGCTTGCAGGCAAGATCGCCGCCAACCCGGTCCGCGCGCTGCGCCTGACCAAGCGTCTGCTGCGCGAAGGGCAGAAGGGCGATTCGGACCAGGTGCTGGAATTGTCCGCCGCCTATCAGGCGATCGTCCACGAAACCAAGGATCACGTCGAGGCGGTGACCGCGATCCTGGAGAAGCGCTCGCCGACTTTCACCGGGGATTGA
- a CDS encoding transglutaminase family protein: MTLTIAAHIRYNFPEPTDFLLQIEPAIIPEQRVDGWFSCTPTEHFSRVAAQDGIGERIWLRHQGEFEAWYNAKVQVDRLLAPIESLAAVPTHLLPGETIQYLMDSRYCPADRFQSFVGAEFGGLEGGALVWAMRDWISSHFTYAQGSTSITTALDTFVERRGVCRDFAHMLVTLARAAAIPARFVSVYAPRVFPQDFHAVAEVFLADPTRRDEIGGAWHMIDATGMAEPAEIAKIGIGRDAADVSFLTSYGFAEFLDKSIEVSSG, from the coding sequence ATGACCCTCACCATCGCTGCGCATATCCGCTACAATTTCCCCGAACCGACCGATTTTCTGCTCCAGATCGAGCCCGCGATCATCCCCGAGCAGCGCGTCGATGGCTGGTTCTCGTGCACCCCGACCGAGCACTTTTCCCGCGTCGCCGCGCAGGACGGGATCGGCGAGCGAATCTGGTTGCGCCACCAGGGCGAGTTCGAGGCTTGGTACAACGCGAAGGTGCAGGTCGATCGTCTGCTCGCGCCGATCGAGAGCCTCGCTGCGGTGCCGACGCACCTGCTGCCGGGCGAGACCATCCAGTACCTGATGGATTCGCGCTATTGTCCGGCCGACCGCTTTCAATCGTTCGTCGGCGCGGAGTTCGGCGGGCTGGAGGGCGGGGCGCTGGTTTGGGCGATGCGCGACTGGATCTCGTCGCACTTCACTTATGCCCAGGGCTCGACCTCGATCACCACCGCGCTCGACACTTTCGTCGAGCGCCGCGGGGTATGCCGCGATTTCGCGCACATGCTGGTCACGCTGGCGCGCGCCGCGGCGATCCCGGCGCGGTTCGTCAGCGTCTACGCGCCGCGGGTGTTTCCGCAGGATTTCCATGCGGTCGCCGAAGTGTTTCTCGCCGATCCGACCCGGCGCGACGAGATCGGCGGCGCGTGGCACATGATCGATGCCACCGGCATGGCCGAACCCGCCGAAATCGCCAAGATCGGCATCGGGCGAGACGCTGCGGACGTCAGCTTCCTGACCAGCTATGGCTTTGCCGAATTCCTCGACAAGAGCATCGAGGTGAGCAGCGGCTAG
- a CDS encoding SDR family oxidoreductase: protein MTSPFRDGLFAGKVAFVAGGTSGINLGIAARLAELGAKVAILGRNPEKAAAAAEPIGALALTADVRDYGATRAAMERVRNELGPMDIVVSGAAGNFLAPALGMSANAFKAVIDIDLIGTFNVFRGCHDLLATPASLIAITAGQAVNAMALQAHACAAKAGVNQLVRVLAIEWGPDVRVNGISPGPIAGTEGMSRLAPARGDTDKQFARIPAKRWGEIGEVAEAAVWLCSDAAAYVTGTIIDVDGGSQVGDASRMDLMKGLG from the coding sequence ATGACCAGCCCATTCCGCGACGGCCTGTTCGCCGGTAAAGTCGCTTTTGTCGCCGGGGGAACCTCGGGAATCAATCTGGGCATCGCCGCGCGGCTTGCCGAACTCGGCGCGAAAGTCGCGATCCTTGGGCGCAATCCGGAAAAGGCCGCCGCCGCCGCCGAACCCATCGGCGCGCTGGCGCTTACCGCCGACGTGCGCGATTACGGGGCGACCCGCGCGGCGATGGAGCGCGTCCGCAACGAACTCGGCCCGATGGACATCGTCGTCTCGGGCGCGGCTGGCAACTTCCTCGCCCCGGCGCTGGGGATGAGCGCCAACGCCTTCAAGGCGGTGATCGACATCGACCTGATCGGCACCTTCAACGTGTTCCGCGGCTGCCACGACCTGCTCGCCACCCCCGCCAGCCTGATCGCGATCACCGCGGGCCAAGCGGTCAACGCCATGGCGCTCCAGGCGCACGCCTGCGCGGCCAAAGCGGGGGTCAACCAGCTCGTCCGCGTGTTGGCGATCGAGTGGGGGCCGGACGTGCGCGTCAACGGAATCTCGCCCGGACCGATCGCCGGGACCGAAGGCATGTCCCGCCTCGCCCCCGCGCGCGGCGACACCGACAAGCAGTTCGCGCGAATTCCCGCCAAACGCTGGGGCGAGATCGGCGAGGTAGCCGAGGCGGCGGTATGGCTGTGCTCGGACGCAGCAGCCTATGTCACCGGCACGATCATCGACGTCGATGGCGGCAGCCAGGTGGGCGACGCCTCGCGGATGGATTTGATGAAGGGTCTGGGCTGA
- a CDS encoding SDR family oxidoreductase, giving the protein MQIDSTTAAVVTGAASGLGKASAIALAAAGAKVAVFDVNVAAGEAVAREIGGVFCNVDITSEESVVAGFAKARAAHGQERITVHCAMTSRRGKTLAFDKELGRLKRLSTEDYQYGVNGILVASYRIASLSAEGMASLEPVTEDGERGCITLTASVAAQDAQIGQVTYGSAKAGVNGLVLPLARDLMDLGIRVNSIMPGIFATPLMLGAKQNVLDSLAASVPFPKRLGHPEEFASLVLEFVRNGYFNGQAIRLDGAIRMAPR; this is encoded by the coding sequence ATGCAGATCGATTCGACCACAGCCGCCGTCGTCACGGGTGCGGCATCGGGTTTGGGCAAGGCGAGCGCAATAGCGCTGGCCGCCGCGGGTGCAAAAGTCGCGGTATTCGACGTGAATGTCGCGGCGGGCGAGGCGGTCGCGCGCGAAATCGGGGGCGTCTTCTGCAACGTCGACATCACCAGCGAAGAATCGGTCGTCGCCGGGTTCGCCAAGGCGCGCGCGGCGCACGGGCAGGAGCGGATCACGGTCCACTGCGCGATGACCAGCCGCCGCGGCAAGACGCTGGCGTTCGACAAGGAACTGGGGCGGCTGAAGCGCCTGTCGACCGAGGATTATCAATACGGGGTCAATGGCATCCTCGTCGCCAGCTACCGCATCGCCTCGCTCAGCGCCGAGGGCATGGCCAGTCTCGAGCCAGTCACCGAGGACGGCGAGCGCGGGTGCATCACCCTGACCGCTTCGGTCGCCGCACAGGACGCTCAGATCGGCCAGGTCACCTATGGATCGGCCAAGGCGGGGGTCAACGGCCTGGTCCTTCCCTTGGCGCGCGACCTGATGGACCTGGGGATACGGGTCAATTCGATCATGCCCGGAATCTTCGCCACCCCGCTGATGTTGGGCGCCAAGCAGAACGTGCTCGACAGCCTCGCGGCGAGCGTACCGTTCCCCAAGCGCCTGGGCCATCCGGAGGAATTCGCGTCGCTGGTGCTCGAATTCGTCCGCAACGGCTATTTCAATGGACAGGCGATCCGTCTCGACGGCGCGATAAGAATGGCGCCCAGATAA
- a CDS encoding NAD(P)-dependent alcohol dehydrogenase: MTATAAWGATAPESGLAPLTIDRRNLRDEDVAIDIAFCGVCHSDLHAARNDWGRTTYPLVPGHEIVGTVSAVGSGVTRFKAGDRVAIGTIVDSCRHCDACVDDEEQYCREGMTGTYNARDRVDGTTTYGGYSKSIVVAEPYVLRIPDGLDLARAAPLLCAGITTYSPLRNWGVGPGSRVGVIGLGGLGHMGVKFAKALGAEVTMITTSPEKGADAQRLGADKVLVSSDKAAMKAATRSFDFLLDTIPVAHEMTPYLQLLDRKGTLCIVGAIDMLPSFHTGVLLMKQGSVAGSGVGGIAQTQEMLDLCAQKGILAECEVIPMDGINAAFERMEKADVKYRFVIDMSTL, encoded by the coding sequence ATGACCGCCACCGCCGCCTGGGGCGCCACCGCCCCCGAATCGGGTCTCGCCCCGCTGACCATCGACCGCCGCAACTTGCGCGACGAAGACGTGGCGATCGACATCGCGTTCTGCGGGGTGTGCCACTCCGATCTCCATGCCGCGCGCAACGACTGGGGGCGGACGACCTATCCGTTGGTGCCCGGCCATGAGATCGTGGGCACGGTCAGCGCTGTCGGGTCCGGGGTCACCAGGTTCAAGGCGGGCGACCGGGTCGCCATCGGCACGATCGTCGACAGTTGTCGCCACTGCGACGCCTGCGTCGACGACGAGGAACAGTATTGCCGCGAGGGCATGACCGGCACCTACAACGCCAGGGACCGGGTCGACGGGACGACCACGTATGGCGGCTATTCCAAGAGTATCGTTGTCGCCGAACCTTATGTGCTGCGCATCCCCGACGGGCTCGACCTCGCGCGCGCCGCGCCGCTGCTGTGCGCCGGCATCACCACTTATTCGCCGCTCAGGAACTGGGGCGTCGGGCCGGGCAGCAGGGTCGGCGTGATCGGGCTGGGCGGGCTGGGCCACATGGGCGTCAAGTTTGCCAAGGCGCTCGGCGCAGAGGTGACCATGATCACCACCTCACCGGAAAAGGGCGCCGACGCGCAACGGCTGGGCGCGGACAAGGTGCTGGTCTCGAGCGACAAGGCGGCGATGAAAGCGGCAACGCGCAGTTTCGATTTCCTGCTCGACACGATCCCGGTAGCGCACGAGATGACGCCCTATCTCCAGCTCCTCGACCGCAAGGGCACGCTGTGCATCGTCGGCGCGATCGACATGTTGCCCAGCTTCCACACCGGCGTGCTGCTGATGAAGCAGGGCTCGGTCGCCGGATCGGGCGTGGGCGGTATCGCGCAGACTCAGGAAATGCTCGACCTCTGCGCGCAGAAGGGGATTTTGGCCGAGTGTGAGGTGATCCCGATGGACGGGATCAACGCCGCGTTCGAGCGGATGGAAAAGGCGGACGTGAAGTACCGCTTCGTGATCGACATGAGCACGCTTTAG
- a CDS encoding SDR family NAD(P)-dependent oxidoreductase, with translation MSEVSVPRFDLSGRVALVTGASSGFGEHWSRLLAAAGAKVVLAARRTDRLETVAAEIRATGGAALAVPLDVCDEAATAAAYAAGEAEFGPIDTIVANAGISDDRLALELPTDSFEQIVAINLTGVFKTVREGARRLIAADRASRGRVVVVSSITAKKPYAAMTAYAASKAGVLHMSRLLAREWARKGICVNAILPGYIETEMTGDLFAEGSKGGEWLLKSFPRRALTPMTAMDAPLLFFCSDLAAHVTGAELTVDDGQSL, from the coding sequence ATGAGCGAAGTATCGGTTCCGCGGTTCGACCTGTCCGGACGGGTGGCGTTGGTCACCGGCGCATCCTCCGGCTTCGGCGAGCATTGGTCGCGGTTGCTCGCGGCGGCGGGGGCCAAAGTGGTCCTGGCGGCGCGCCGGACCGATCGGCTCGAGACCGTCGCGGCGGAAATCCGGGCGACGGGTGGCGCTGCATTGGCGGTGCCGCTGGACGTGTGCGACGAAGCCGCCACCGCCGCCGCTTATGCTGCAGGCGAAGCCGAATTCGGCCCGATCGATACGATCGTCGCCAATGCCGGGATTTCCGACGACCGCCTGGCGCTCGAGCTCCCGACCGATTCGTTCGAGCAGATCGTCGCGATCAACCTCACCGGGGTGTTCAAGACCGTGCGCGAGGGCGCGCGGCGGCTGATCGCGGCGGATCGGGCGAGCCGGGGCCGGGTGGTGGTGGTCAGCTCGATCACCGCCAAGAAGCCCTACGCGGCGATGACCGCCTATGCCGCGAGCAAGGCCGGGGTGCTTCACATGAGCCGACTGCTGGCACGCGAATGGGCGCGCAAGGGTATCTGCGTCAACGCGATCCTGCCCGGCTACATCGAGACAGAGATGACCGGCGACCTGTTCGCGGAGGGCAGCAAGGGCGGAGAGTGGTTGCTGAAGAGTTTTCCCCGCCGGGCGCTCACCCCGATGACGGCGATGGACGCACCGCTGTTGTTCTTCTGCTCGGACCTGGCCGCACACGTCACGGGCGCGGAGCTGACCGTGGACGACGGGCAGAGCCTTTAG
- a CDS encoding SDR family oxidoreductase: MREAIFITGGGSGIGRAVAQRFAREGWFIGLADIDESGLAETAALLPQGASWTTKLDVQNRAAWDQALAAFVQASGGRLDVLFNNAGVAHGGPFEGNSQAEIDQLIDVNFRGVAYGAQAAFPYLRDTRSSVLLNTASAAALYGGAGLAVYSATKFAVRALTEALDVEWAGDGIAVRSLMPGFIDTPLLHTPAHAGSNQSKRDTVVEAGLEFTPVEVVAETAWEAIRSPKLHHLVGKTARRLAFAARWMPGRLRKTMVRSFGVGK; encoded by the coding sequence ATGCGCGAAGCAATATTCATCACCGGCGGGGGCAGCGGGATCGGGCGCGCGGTGGCGCAGCGGTTCGCGCGCGAGGGCTGGTTCATCGGGCTGGCCGACATCGACGAGTCGGGTCTGGCCGAAACCGCCGCGCTGCTGCCACAAGGCGCAAGTTGGACGACCAAACTCGACGTGCAGAATCGCGCCGCATGGGATCAGGCACTCGCCGCCTTCGTCCAGGCCAGCGGCGGACGGCTGGACGTGCTGTTCAACAACGCCGGGGTCGCCCATGGCGGGCCGTTCGAGGGCAACAGCCAGGCCGAGATCGACCAGCTCATCGACGTCAATTTCCGCGGCGTCGCCTATGGCGCGCAAGCGGCTTTCCCCTATCTGCGCGACACGCGCAGCTCGGTCCTGCTCAACACCGCCAGCGCCGCGGCGCTTTATGGCGGGGCGGGGTTGGCGGTCTATTCGGCGACCAAGTTCGCGGTTCGCGCGCTGACCGAGGCGCTCGACGTCGAATGGGCGGGCGACGGGATCGCGGTGCGCAGCCTGATGCCGGGGTTCATCGACACGCCCCTGCTCCACACCCCCGCCCACGCGGGCAGCAACCAGTCGAAGCGCGACACCGTAGTCGAGGCGGGGCTCGAGTTCACCCCCGTCGAAGTCGTGGCGGAAACCGCCTGGGAGGCGATCCGTTCGCCCAAGCTCCACCACCTGGTGGGCAAGACCGCGCGGCGGCTTGCTTTCGCCGCGCGGTGGATGCCGGGGCGGCTGCGCAAGACGATGGTGAGATCGTTCGGGGTGGGCAAATGA
- the rpsU gene encoding 30S ribosomal protein S21, which yields MQIMVRENNVDQALRALKKKLQREGVYREMKLRRHYEKPSEKRAREKAAAVRRARKLERKRVERDGGK from the coding sequence ATGCAAATCATGGTTCGCGAAAACAATGTCGACCAGGCCCTGCGCGCGCTGAAGAAGAAGCTGCAGCGCGAGGGGGTGTATCGCGAAATGAAGCTGCGCCGCCACTACGAGAAGCCGAGCGAAAAGCGTGCTCGCGAAAAGGCCGCCGCGGTTCGCCGCGCGCGCAAGCTCGAGCGCAAGCGGGTCGAGCGCGACGGCGGGAAATAA
- a CDS encoding FKBP-type peptidyl-prolyl cis-trans isomerase: MTEIHRVPLLPIAKGSLTKIWLGVLVALLVAAGLVWVTRSHDVRVETLVPGNGPSPKIEDVVQINYVAKLTDGTEFDRGQLVPMKLDEVIPGFGQGITRMQKGGKYRLTIPAEKAYGPEEKRNPQTGKVVIPANSDLVFDVDLLDFKTREEIMRQQQMMQQLQQMQGGAGGPPPGAGAPPPPQ, encoded by the coding sequence ATGACCGAAATCCACCGCGTACCGCTTTTGCCGATCGCGAAGGGTTCATTGACCAAGATTTGGCTGGGCGTACTGGTGGCGTTGCTGGTGGCCGCCGGACTGGTCTGGGTAACGCGTTCGCACGACGTGCGGGTGGAAACCCTCGTCCCGGGCAATGGCCCTTCGCCGAAGATCGAGGACGTGGTCCAGATCAACTACGTCGCCAAGCTGACCGACGGCACCGAGTTCGACAGGGGCCAGTTGGTGCCGATGAAGCTGGACGAGGTCATTCCAGGCTTCGGCCAGGGCATCACCCGGATGCAAAAGGGTGGCAAGTACCGCCTGACGATCCCGGCCGAAAAAGCCTACGGCCCCGAGGAAAAGCGCAACCCGCAAACCGGCAAGGTCGTGATTCCGGCCAATAGCGACCTGGTTTTCGACGTCGATCTCCTCGATTTCAAGACTCGCGAGGAGATCATGCGCCAGCAGCAGATGATGCAGCAGTTGCAACAGATGCAGGGCGGCGCGGGTGGACCGCCTCCGGGAGCCGGAGCGCCGCCGCCACCGCAATAG
- the gatC gene encoding Asp-tRNA(Asn)/Glu-tRNA(Gln) amidotransferase subunit GatC: protein MSVDKATVAKIASLARIRMSDEEVAAMVPELNNILGWVEQLGEVDVTGVEPMTAVIPNTLRLRDDVVTDGRVRAKVLANAPAPEHGFFGVPKVIE from the coding sequence ATGTCCGTCGACAAGGCCACCGTGGCGAAGATCGCCTCGCTGGCGCGCATCCGCATGAGCGACGAAGAAGTCGCGGCGATGGTGCCCGAATTGAACAATATCCTCGGCTGGGTCGAGCAACTCGGCGAGGTCGACGTGACCGGGGTGGAGCCGATGACCGCGGTGATCCCCAACACCTTGCGCCTGCGCGACGACGTGGTCACCGACGGCCGTGTCCGCGCCAAGGTTCTCGCCAACGCCCCCGCGCCCGAACACGGCTTCTTCGGCGTTCCCAAGGTGATCGAATGA
- the gatA gene encoding Asp-tRNA(Asn)/Glu-tRNA(Gln) amidotransferase subunit GatA, with translation MTDLTSLGVAAIRDGVAAGEFSAREVAEGFNANVADAQAALNAFIVATPDKALAAADAVDTARAAGKPLGKLAGVPIGMKDLFATQGVQTTAASHILEGFVPEYESSVSQKLWDAGAGMLGKLNMDQFAMGSSNETSYFGNVRSPWRRNDGGNTALAPGGSSGGSAAAVAARLCPAATGTDTGGSIRQPAAFVGISGIKPTYGRCSRWGIVAFASSLDQAGPMARDVRDCAIMLEAMAGFDPKDATSLNLPVPAWEAGLNPDLRGKRVGIPREYRMDGMDADVAKSWDDGIAWLREAGAQIVEISLPHTKYALPAYYIVAPAEASSNLARYDGVRYGLRELAEGGGLQDMYAATRAAGFGAEVKRRILIGTYVLSAGFYDAYYTQAQKVRTLIARDFEHAWTECDVILAPTAPSAAFALGDKSEDPLAMYLNDVFAVPASLAGLPAMSVPAGLNREGLPLGLQIVGKAFDEQGVLNAGLAIEARAGFNAKPEKWW, from the coding sequence ATGACCGACCTGACGAGCCTTGGCGTCGCCGCGATCCGCGATGGAGTCGCTGCGGGCGAATTCAGCGCGCGCGAAGTAGCGGAGGGCTTCAACGCCAATGTCGCCGACGCGCAGGCTGCGCTCAACGCGTTCATCGTCGCGACCCCGGACAAGGCGCTCGCCGCGGCCGATGCGGTCGATACCGCGCGCGCCGCGGGCAAGCCGCTGGGCAAGCTGGCGGGCGTGCCGATAGGGATGAAGGATCTGTTCGCCACCCAGGGCGTCCAGACCACGGCGGCCAGCCACATCCTCGAAGGCTTCGTCCCCGAATACGAATCGAGCGTATCGCAGAAACTGTGGGACGCCGGCGCGGGAATGCTGGGCAAGCTCAACATGGACCAGTTCGCGATGGGCTCGTCGAACGAGACCTCGTACTTCGGGAACGTCCGCAGCCCGTGGAGGCGCAACGATGGCGGCAACACGGCCTTGGCTCCCGGCGGTTCCTCCGGTGGTAGCGCGGCGGCGGTCGCCGCGCGGTTGTGTCCCGCGGCGACAGGCACCGACACCGGCGGTTCGATCCGTCAGCCCGCCGCGTTCGTGGGGATCAGTGGGATCAAGCCCACCTACGGGCGCTGCTCGCGCTGGGGCATCGTCGCCTTCGCCTCCAGCCTCGACCAGGCCGGGCCCATGGCGCGCGACGTGCGCGACTGCGCGATCATGCTCGAGGCGATGGCCGGGTTCGACCCCAAGGATGCGACCAGCCTGAACCTGCCGGTGCCCGCGTGGGAAGCCGGATTGAACCCCGATCTGCGCGGCAAGCGCGTCGGCATCCCGCGCGAATACCGGATGGACGGGATGGACGCCGATGTCGCCAAAAGCTGGGACGACGGGATCGCCTGGCTGCGCGAAGCAGGCGCACAGATCGTCGAGATCAGCCTGCCGCATACCAAATATGCGCTGCCCGCCTACTACATCGTCGCCCCCGCTGAAGCCTCGTCCAACCTCGCGCGGTACGACGGGGTGCGTTACGGCCTGCGCGAGCTCGCCGAAGGCGGCGGCTTGCAGGACATGTACGCCGCGACACGCGCCGCCGGCTTCGGAGCCGAGGTCAAGCGCCGCATCCTGATCGGCACTTACGTGCTCTCCGCCGGGTTCTACGACGCCTATTACACCCAGGCGCAGAAGGTCCGGACTTTGATCGCGCGCGACTTCGAGCACGCCTGGACGGAGTGCGATGTGATCCTTGCCCCGACCGCTCCCAGCGCCGCGTTCGCCCTAGGCGACAAGAGCGAGGACCCTCTGGCGATGTATCTGAACGATGTGTTCGCGGTGCCTGCCAGCCTTGCGGGACTGCCCGCGATGAGCGTACCCGCGGGCCTCAACCGCGAAGGCCTTCCGCTCGGCCTCCAGATCGTCGGCAAGGCGTTCGACGAGCAGGGCGTCCTCAACGCCGGGCTGGCGATCGAGGCAAGAGCCGGGTTCAACGCCAAACCGGAGAAGTGGTGGTGA
- the gatB gene encoding Asp-tRNA(Asn)/Glu-tRNA(Gln) amidotransferase subunit GatB: protein MVVSDYRIEGATGAWEVVVGLEVHAQVTSHSKLFSGASTTFGAEPNSQVSLVDAAMPGMLPVPNRECIRQAVRTGMAIEAKINKWSRFDRKNYFYADLPQGYQISQLYHPLVGEGAIEVSPDDKNPDKTKTIGIERIHVEQDAGKLMHDQHPTMSYVDLNRSGVALMEIVSRPDMTSPAEAGAYLRKLRSILRYVGSCDGNMEEGSMRADVNVSVRKPGGELGTRTETKNVNSVRFVMAVVEQEAKRQVGVIEDGGRIVQETRLYDPDRNETRSMRSKEDAHDYRYFPDPDLLPLELDDAFLEECRASLPELPDAKRHRYETALGLSPYLAGVLTAEAETARWFEALLAESSGRQDRDEPDIAKQAANWLTGELFGALNRTGATLATSPVSPVQAAELLALVADGTISGSIAKQVFEKMLETGEGAAAIVQLGGLKQTSDAGAINAAVDAVLAANADKVEQYRGGKEALFGFFVGQTMKAMQGKGNPRLVNEVLREKLGPATA, encoded by the coding sequence GTGGTGGTGAGCGACTATCGCATCGAAGGCGCGACCGGCGCGTGGGAGGTCGTGGTCGGCCTCGAAGTCCACGCCCAGGTCACCAGCCATTCCAAGCTGTTCTCGGGCGCCTCGACGACGTTCGGGGCCGAGCCCAACAGCCAGGTCAGCCTGGTCGATGCCGCCATGCCCGGGATGCTGCCGGTGCCCAACCGCGAATGCATCCGCCAGGCGGTGCGCACCGGGATGGCGATCGAGGCGAAGATCAACAAGTGGAGCCGGTTCGACCGCAAGAACTATTTCTACGCCGATCTGCCGCAGGGCTACCAGATCAGCCAGCTTTACCACCCGCTTGTCGGCGAAGGCGCGATCGAGGTCAGCCCCGACGACAAGAACCCCGACAAGACCAAGACCATCGGCATCGAGCGGATCCACGTCGAACAGGACGCGGGCAAGCTGATGCACGATCAGCACCCGACGATGAGCTACGTCGACCTCAATCGTTCGGGCGTCGCGCTGATGGAGATCGTCAGCCGCCCGGACATGACCTCGCCCGCGGAGGCCGGGGCCTACTTGCGCAAGCTGCGCTCGATCCTGCGCTATGTCGGGTCGTGCGACGGCAACATGGAAGAAGGCTCGATGCGCGCCGACGTCAACGTCAGCGTGAGGAAGCCGGGGGGCGAACTGGGGACGCGGACCGAGACCAAGAACGTCAACTCGGTGCGCTTCGTGATGGCTGTGGTCGAGCAGGAGGCGAAGCGCCAGGTCGGAGTGATCGAGGACGGCGGCAGGATCGTCCAGGAAACCCGGCTCTACGATCCCGACCGCAACGAGACCCGCTCGATGCGCAGCAAGGAAGACGCGCACGATTACCGCTATTTCCCCGATCCCGACTTGCTCCCGCTCGAACTCGATGATGCGTTTCTCGAAGAGTGCCGCGCCTCGCTGCCCGAGCTGCCCGACGCCAAGCGCCACCGCTACGAGACGGCGCTGGGCCTCTCGCCTTATCTCGCAGGCGTGCTCACCGCCGAGGCCGAGACCGCGCGCTGGTTCGAGGCACTGCTCGCCGAGAGCAGCGGACGCCAGGATCGCGACGAGCCCGATATCGCCAAGCAGGCGGCCAATTGGCTGACCGGCGAGTTGTTCGGCGCGCTCAACCGTACCGGCGCCACGTTGGCGACCTCTCCGGTCTCCCCGGTGCAGGCGGCCGAGCTGCTCGCGCTGGTCGCCGACGGAACGATTTCGGGCTCAATCGCCAAGCAAGTGTTCGAGAAAATGCTCGAAACCGGCGAAGGAGCGGCAGCAATAGTGCAACTGGGGGGGCTCAAGCAGACCAGCGATGCCGGCGCGATCAACGCCGCGGTCGATGCGGTGCTGGCCGCCAACGCCGACAAGGTCGAACAGTACCGCGGCGGCAAGGAGGCGCTGTTCGGCTTCTTCGTCGGCCAGACGATGAAGGCGATGCAGGGCAAGGGCAATCCGCGGCTGGTGAACGAGGTGCTGCGGGAGAAGCTCGGACCGGCGACGGCGTAA